In Myripristis murdjan chromosome 5, fMyrMur1.1, whole genome shotgun sequence, the genomic stretch GTTTGGGAAAGTACAGCATGGGtttgttgacacacacactattgAAACCATATGAATTCATTAATTTTGTTCCATTGTCATATTTTATGGGAGCGTGAGTTAGAAAAAGGGCTAAAGGTAGGCAAGGGAAATATGATTTTGGGCGAAAGAAACTCAAAACAGGTATGCactagaaaatggacatttgaagaaaaaatgattAGTGTTCAGATGACATTGGGCAAGTGGGACTGGCtgatgtggacaaaatgaaatgaaacctttGACTGAATTCcctgatatcaatattgtggcAATATTGAACTATTAGTGcattcataagatatttacacataagagatttttgataaacaaccaTTAGATGGCCAAGCAGGTCagggcaaataacagaacagctacaacagtacTAAGTTCAAATTGCATCCCTTCACTAACatgaagcctttaaaaccaggagaagacaAGCCTTGTACAATATCCAGAATCTCAGATGTTTATATAATGATCAGGGGCACTGTCaagaattttgggccccatgaacaaaaaatatatctatttactcgatgatggtttaataattttatattagtttttacctatttttggggggcCCTGTCaagcaagggcccttggaattgtcctaacttttcccccatatacggcacccctgataatgatatcaatataattTTGATATATTTCCCTGCCCTAATATTTCTGAATTGTTGAAAAGTAAATTATCATAATGAGGTATGTATGAACaagattggggaaaaaaaaatcccagcatCTCCCACTGTTCTATAGGCGTCCGACTCTTTGTTGAGCTCGGGGATGACGAGCTGCCAGAGTGTATAACCTGCAAGGCTGCAGGTACAACAATACACATCAGCActaacacaaagaaaaaacaaacggAGGCAATGCAATTGCAACGACCTGAGAGGCCGTTCAGGTTGGATTATAACTGCCCccgtgtaggtgtgtgtgtgtgtgtgtgtgtgtgtgtgtgtgtgtgtgtgtgtgtgtgtgtgtgtgtgtgtgtgtgtgtgtgtgtgtgtgtgtgtgtgtgcgtgcgtgtgtgtgtgtgtgcccttgtgATTATGCCCCAGTGTGATGCTTTAGCCTGGCTGATTACCTGTCAGCAGGTTCAGAGCacctgacagcacacacacacacacacacacacacacacacaaacatgaccCAGCTACAGACAATACCCACTGGGCAGGTCACCACACAGTTGAGGGAGGCATATTGCTAAACAGTatttgcactcacacacacacaaacacacacacacacatacaccctccTCCTTACCAGCCCTCTGCTCTCTTGAGCCATGTGGCTGCTCAGTTTTTGGGAGGGAGGTGGCAAATAAATGGGCTCATGGAGAGGCTGGAACATAGATTGTCTATTAAGGAGTGTATTAGGAGAACCCAGCGGTGCAACATGGAACTAGTTTGTGTGCCATTAGTGTAAGATTATAGGTTGTGCCGTTCGGTGTGCAGTGATACTGAGTGAGAGCGAACACTGCGTACACACAAACGTCTGTGTGTACGCaggcagacacatacacactcactcacagaaGCACACATTCATCATTCAGTGAACTCTCCAACTCAGGAGAGTTATGCCAGCAGGAGGCATATTTGGAGAAACTATTGATTCTGAATCTGTCATTTCCCTGGCATAGCTCTACCTaagtgaaaataatgttttggtCCTTCCAGACAAACAGTGATCAAACAGTTCAGTGATTTGTCTGTTTGGACCACATCTTTCCTCGTTCTCCGTGGGACAGAGAGACGGTTTAAAAGAGCTCTATGACCCACATACATATTCATCTCTGATGACTGTTTTCTATTTTGGTCCGCTTCATCGACAACTTCATATCTCAGCATGTGTGACTTATTTGTCCCAATGCTGGGCTTGTGATGTGATGAGCTCagtaaaaattattttcctgGAAATTAGAACAAGATTTGGATTTTGTAGAACATTCAACAGTCAACTACAAGTATTGGCTATCGAGCGTATGCATGGCAGTGTGGTAACATACTGAGTAAGAAGACTGTACTTCCCAAAGACACTGCCTCCCTACCAGCTGCAGGGTTGCTGCTCTGTCTctaaccctgacctctgacctccctgtggagcatgcatgcacaaagaTTACCAATACATATTAATGTTAATTATCCacttttattaatattattaactgaGCCCAAGCACTCTAACAGATgaccacacacaaaaagaacCACCCTTCTGCCTTTTAGCTTTTGTCTTCAAGGTTACGGTGTAAATTTAGAGGTTGTGTCGAGTCGTGGAGCGTGTGAGGTGAGACTCTGGAAATGTAGAGGAAGCAGTTTCACATCAAAGCGGCGACAACAGGAGGTCCTGCCAAACTTGGTGCCCCTGAAGTTGCCTGGAGGACCTTTAGAAGTCAGGGCCCTCTTTCTTCAGGCTCTTGTAGTCCGTGTTGACGGCCACAAACTGTGGGAGGCAGGAGGAATACATTTAAATCTGTTTTGCTTAAATTAAATTCATCAGTGCTGTCTTTAGGAATGCATGTGAAAAAAACGAGGTAGGGGAAAAGGAGTAGGGGGCGGACTGATTTACtaccctgcactctctctctctctctctctctcatgtacTTTAACATGCTTCTCAGTTTTGCCTTGCTGAGACAATTTGCCTATgtcatatttaaatatatatatgtgtgtgtgtgtgtgtgtgtgtgtgtgtgtgtgtgtgtgtgtgtgtgtgtaatccaaATGAAAGAAACCTTTTTGTGTTGCAACAATTATTTTATCCATGCATATCCTCCTCAACTGGTCTGCCGTTAAACCCTTGTCTCCTCCTCTACCCCCCCAACCCACTCCcaaccctacacacacacacacacacatacacacaatcgcACATGCACATTTCCCTCTCCTCATTACGATCATTGTTTGGACTTCAGTGGAATCTCGATGTGAGACCTTTGGCTCGCTATCGAGAATTAAACATGCCGTATGCTGACCTTTTGTCTGCAGTGACTTTCATTCCACTGGCAAGCAACAGAGCCTTGAAACCCTCAGAAAATGCCCTGTTCTCTAAAAAACACATCATCCAGATCTCTTCTGGGGCCTGTCAGTTGGTTCTTTTCCTATTCTGTTTTGGGTCAGCATTTCTAATATTGCTATTAGCTTGTCTGGGGCTTTGCCCTTGTTCGAGAGGTTCAGCAAATTACCACCAACCACTAAAAGCCTCCAGTTCCATCTgccttaatttgtttttgaaagacactttgttttccttttgtttgaaCAGATGTGAAGAAAGCCATGAAGCAGCCATGTTGATATGAATTTGTTTTGCCAGTGTTGGTTTGTCCAAATTTGATTTGGTAGGTTTTCAGGCTGATTATAAATGTGAGATTTTTGTTGATCTGAACTGATTTCTCCAGATGGAATACCACTGAAAAGATGCCATTTTAGGCTAGATTAGTTTTCCGGTGGACATGAATGGTGTGAGCAGTCAGATGGcggtgtagtgtgtgtgtgtgtgtgtgtgtgtgtgtgtgtgtgtgcgtggtgggGAAAGAGTCACCTTGTACTGGTAGGTTGGGTCGAGCTTGTTCCAGGGCTCTGGGTTGTTCTTCTTATCCCACAAGCTGGGAAAGGGGAGAGATTCAGGGCACGGAGAGTAATAAATACAGACGAGAGAGAAAGGCAAAAAGTTGGAGAGGGGACAGGAGCAAGAGAGGAATATGCAGGGTGGAGTTGAAAAGCAAgtgcagaggaaaaagagaaagagaaatagacAGAGATGTAAATAataaagacaggaagagaaacaACGAGAAACAGAGGAACAGAAGGACAGAGACAATAGGAGATAAATACACAGACGCCGGATGGAAAAACaagtggggagagagggagagaggtgattATGAGATGAGGTGAACTCAGCCCAGTGACTTGGCAGTACTCCTCTGTTCATTAACCAAAGTCTGGATCTCACAGAGCACAGCTCCACTGTGAAtgtccatccctcctcctcctcatcctcctcctccttctcctccggCAGGCAGCGAGTCGCACCGCCAAGcacaaacaaagagacagagaggaggcaaAGAGACTGATGGCAGAGCAAGCACGTCCCTCATCTCTCCCATCCATTACCACAAACACTAGACAATCTCTCAGAGAAAGGCAGTCACTGACTGCAGCACTCATCACTGCGCAGTGATGAGGTCAGGCTGTCTCGCTGACCCTCACAACAAGAGCCTCTATGTATCCAAATATGGCAAGCAGACAGCACATTTATGTATGTAGTCTGAGAGTTCAGCAGTCCCAGTGGTAATGACCAAGTGTTCACTGCCAAAGTTTGGTACTTTAACGGTTAATTATACACCGTATTCCATCCAATCGCCACACCTGTTCTAAAACCCAAAGTgtctgctgattggctggctgggTATCTGCTTGCCACAGGCAGGAAAACAAACTTGTCCAGGCATCACTAAAGCCCCACCTCTCATTTGGCTCAAAGTAAGTACACAATGTTGCAGAAACAGTCCAAAGTCTGGAAACATTTCACTAAAACTGACCACGACAGCTTGCAGTGCAAATAAGGCTTTGTTCATACTGCAGGGCAAATCTAACTAAAAGTTATAAGAGACCAGATCTGATATGTTTGTTCAAACTTTACCCGCACTTACTTGCATATCCACACATGGTTGGCACAACAATGACATAGGTGTGCTGACCCTGACCAGTTATTTTGTTTACAACTGGTGCAAAAAGCAGCAGATTTTATGATGGATATTCTGTTACAGGCAATGTCCAGTGATGGTGCTGAAAATATTCACCATGGACAACACTGATGAGGGCGGCATGTGTCactttgttgctgctgtctgtgcTCATGCTACAGTaatgtttctgtctgtgcagtgtcttttcagcagcagcgacaCAACTGAATGACCATAGAAATATTGGGTGTAGTATTCCAGGTCTAATAAGTATGAAGGGCTGAGGTTACCGAGGGCTTTGTGTGAGAGAAGTAGAGCCCTGTAGTCAACCTGAAATTTGATAGGGAGCCAATAGAGTTTGAAAAGAGTAGGGTGATGTGGTCGGTGAAGAGGGAATTAAAAAATAGGTAGcctacagggaaaaaaaagtgcaatatgattttgtattatttacTGATGTCTGTataatgttggattttttttttttttttttttttttcaaaataatagccTGCCCCTATTTTATTCAGCTTTTAGACTCAAATAGCATGAATGTCTGCATGGGAAAACCTCTCATAGAAATTTTTGACCTGACCTCTCGGGTCAAAAATTTCTAAATtctgctgcagcaacagcagttaGAGCACTTTGGGATTATGGATACGTAGCAATCACTGGatactattattatttcttgGTGCACTACTTTCATCGGGCCATCTGCAGAAGGAAATATTTGGAGAATCACACAGTCTCAGATGAAAGATGGAAAGCTCCAGCAAGTGCAGAGAAACAGTAGGAGGGCTTACGTGACATGAGGTCCTCTCACCAGACGGATCAGGTAGAGGCCGGCTCCAGTCATGCCCAGAGTAATGAAGAAAAACTGAGGGATTAactggagagaggaaagggggagaggagaggagaagagaggagaggagaggagagcagaggagaggagaagaggaggaggaatgcaTTAGCCCCAGACCACAGACATATAACTGTATATGACATATAAAGGTAAACAAGCATATTCTATCAAGTGGTTGGGTGTGATATGTACCATGCACATGCACCTgtgtgaaatacacacacataaacacacacacacacacacacacacacacacacacacacacacactggtagtTGTTATTCCTGTTATTCCTCTCCCTGCCCTCGTCCATATGCATGAGGCCCAGGCCATGTGTGAGGCAGCTCACTGTCAGCCCGGGTTGAACGGGCAAGGACGCAGCCGAAGCGCGAGCTGCCGCATCTCTGCGTGtgccagcctctcctcctcaacGCTGCCTGTCAGCCTGAGCGAcaggattacacacacacacacacacacacacacacacactcgcagccaaaaaaaaaaacacacacacatacacacagacatacccTGAGAGTAGGACGTgtacacaaatatgcacacatatgtccacacaaacagagatgtgcatacacacaccctcatgGAGGTTGTGAGTGGTGGTGATGACAggaattaaaatagaaaaacacattaGGGGGACAGGGGATAATGCGATATGTCATCTTAAACACCCAAAGCTTGGGCGCGACAATCCTCTCACCACACAGCATCGACTCCTCACAGCTACAGTGCCATacatttcctctctgctgtaCTTTGtgtatctgagagagagagagatcgtcACACAACTGGCGAACATCTGTTCCCGCCCCACACAGATCTAGTCAAGCTGCAGAGAGATGACAGTTTGATCAGGTTGAACTGAAGGATATCTCTCGTCAGCTGTGTCTACACATCTGTCTCCTGTCTGATTGCAGCGCCACTTCCCTTGTGCTTGATTAGGAAGATTCCTTGTGATTGGAAAATTGATAGTCACTTCCATAAAGCCATAATTAGTGTGGCGACTGAGCGTGCAGCTGACTGACTACACAAAGCAAACTCTCATCCTCCAGGTTTTCCATCTACTGGTCAGATGCTTGAACCATTTACAGCAAATATGCTATCGCTGCTGCCTGGCTCCTGACATATTATTAATTTATGACCACCTAACATGGGGATTACTTCCTCCTGAATTCAAGCAAAATGTCAGCTTGTAAAAACCCATCTGTGTACTGGAGCTTTAAGTttgtagtacacacacacaggcaaacagcaCATGCTCTTGTGCATGCAATTAATTCATCGTTGATTGGTGAGGAGTGCATGTGAACACTCACtcaagcatgcacacatactcaGGCTGCAGAGGCTTCAGTGAAGTGAACACCAgcagctatacacacacacacacacacacacacacacacacacaagcaaaaatgctgcagcagttcttgatgcacacgcatgcacacacacacacacacgcacacacacacacacacacacacacacacacacacacacacacacacacacacacacacacacacacacacacacatgcacatgtacacacatcaAGAGAGTGATAAAGATACTGCAGACATGTGGAGAGGGAGCTGTCCACTTCCCGGTGCTGATGTTCATATTGTGCTGCACTTGTGAGTGTTTCACCTTTTGCCATTCAGCCTGACCGATTTAGGAAATGTTCTATACTCTGTGGGGTTCAATACTGTTGCTGGCCTTATTACTGTTCTGGTAAACTGCCAACTCAACCCCGTCAATCCAGTAATTTGGGTCACCCGCAGCCTCTCCCCGGAAAAAATCAAGCACAGCTTCTGTGTTAAGTTCAGCtgtttatctttctttctttctttctttctctctgtctttctttctgttacaTTGTGTTATCAGGATGTAAATGGCACGTTTTAATTACATTCTGCACACATCCCAGTAAAATGTGCATTGATGCATGAGGAGAGGATTGTTAATGGATTGTAATGGCTGTAGATTATGGTCGTAAAGTAAAACTAGTAATCCAATAACACATTGTAACTGGAAGCAACTGGATTGCTTTACTGGGTGTGAACAATACGGAAGATCAAATCATTAACTGCAAAAAACTGAGCAGGTAGTCGAAAATTTGTTGTGGTTAACATTTTGAAACTAATTTACCAAATCTTGCTCACTGTGAATCAATAGAaccaattaattaaaaaaagggTGTATAGATGCtacaaaagagacagaaagaggattAATTGTCTGGTGATGATGACTGAGTCAACACCCACCCATTTCTGTTGTACCCACAGATACACAGTTTATCATTTAATTTCTACAATAATGTTTATTAGGTATTTGTTGATTCCAATTTCCTCGAAAGTTGAGCAAATACCTAGAATTATGTATAACACAAATACtatacatatatgcacatttatgtattttttgtgtatgGAATATATTTATGCATACTTTTTCATAAACAGGTAATTATTCCCTACCAATCTATGACTGAAAAGGCTGGTAGCGTATCTACAAAAACAATGTATGATGTCCCAGAAAAGTTTACCCATAATTATAATTAACTGTCACAAAACTAAATGCAGTGATTTGCAGCCAGTCTCTTTGGCATTTGGTGAGATATGAATATGAGCACTTGATGATAAAACAGGAATGATCACAAAGAAAGCTCAATAGGCACATGAATAAAAAGTAACCTACCCCTGGGTGCTTCTTTGCCTGTTGAACCAGGGTCCTAATCatctttattattgttattattccaacaacaaacacaaaatggaacaaaatctatctccccCAAAAAACGAAaccacaaagaaagaaaaattcaggaaaaaaaaaaatcaggacgCTTAGAGTCTGATGAATGTGCCCATGTGCGTCTCTCTGTGTGGATTTATGTAGAGAGCTctttgtttgttaaagtatGTTGGCCAGTGCAGGGAAACCTGTTGCCAATCTCTTCCCTCCGCTCTATCCGGCCTCGTCCCtccctgtcattggttgaatGAGAGGGTCAGAGGGGAcattgagggagagagagagggagagagagtccTAATCCTTATAAACACATCTGTTGAGTCTGTTGAGGACTGAGCAGTGTGGAAAACACTACATGCATCCTCCGAGGCTGTTGTGTACTCTCTGTACTAAGGGTTACATTGTGCTAAA encodes the following:
- the LOC115359063 gene encoding cytochrome c oxidase subunit NDUFA4 isoform X1, which encodes MIRTLVQQAKKHPGLIPQFFFITLGMTGAGLYLIRLVRGPHVTLWDKKNNPEPWNKLDPTYQYKFVAVNTDYKSLKKEGPDF
- the LOC115359063 gene encoding cytochrome c oxidase subunit NDUFA4 isoform X2, with the translated sequence MNISTGKWTAPSPHLIPQFFFITLGMTGAGLYLIRLVRGPHVTLWDKKNNPEPWNKLDPTYQYKFVAVNTDYKSLKKEGPDF